A window of bacterium genomic DNA:
AGCTGCAAGCTGACCCGGATTGGTTTCCAGAGCTTAAGACATGAAAAGCCCAGTTTTCAAAGAATCACCTTCAGCTTTGAGCAGGGGGAGAGGCCTTGATGGGTCCCCCCATGAGAATGCTCTTAGCTTAAAAGGCTTCAAGGCTGGAGGAGATCCATGACAGGAGTGATTCTGGCCGGAGGGCAAAGCCGCCGCATGGGCACAGACAAGGCCCTGGTGGATTTTCAAGGCAAACCCATGATCCAATGGGTGGTGGATGCCCTGTCAAAGGTTTGTGATCCTGTTTTGATAGTGACCAACTCCCCCTCTCTCTACTGCTTCCTGGGCCTGGAGATGGTGGGGGATCTGTTTCCCGGCAGGGGTGCTCTGGCTGGGATCCACGCCGGGCTTTTTTTCTCAAGGGGAGAAAAGGCCTTTGTGGCAGGTTGCGACATGCCTCTTATTTGCCCAGAGCTGATACACCACATGGCCCAGGTGCCAGGGTCATGGGATGTACTGGTTCCTAAGGTGGGTGAGTATCTGGAACCTCTCCATGCTCTTTATTCAAGGCGTTGCCTGAGTTTTCTGGAAAGACTTCTGGTCTCTGGGGCCAGTAGAATACTGGATCTATATCCTCTGGTGCGGGTGAGGGTCTTTCAAGAGCAAGAGACCAGGAAGCTGGATCCCCAGCTTAGATCCCTCCTCAATGTGAACACCCCTGAAGACCTCACAAAGCTTAACTCCCTGAGGAGCCAAACCTCTCCAGTATCCTCTGGATGATCAAACTGGTTGAGATCATCGGCCTAAGTGGAATTGTTTTCACCTCCCCACCTTGGGATCTGACAGACTCAGCTCCCACGATGGATTCCTCGGCCCAATCCGCCCCCTTTACCAGAACATGAGGTTTTAGGAGCTCTATGAGGTTCAAGGGATCCGGCTCCTCAAAGGGTATGACCATGTCCACACAAGCCAGGGCTGCCAAGACCAGGCATCTCTCCTCAAGGCCAAAGACGGGTCTGCCTGGCCCCTTCAGGTTGCGAACCGATGAGTCCGAGTTTATGCCCACAGCCAGCAGATCCCCCATTTCTCTGGCCTTCTGCAAATATTCCACATGTCCAGCATGGAGGATATCAAAGCAACCATTGGTGAAAACAATCCTTTTCCCTTGTGCCTTGGCCCTCTCAACCATTTCCAGTGCCTCTGTCAGATCCAGTATCTTTTGTCTCAAGGACTTTCCTCCGCTTCACTCATACGGTTTTGCTGTCCTGCATAATCGCTCAACAGAGCAGGTGCTCTAGATGATATCCCAACCCAAAACATTGACCAAGCCCGGCTTCTTGTTGAGAAGTTGAGAAAGCGCCTGGCTTTTTCTAAGGCTGCAAAGAGCCTCCCATCCCACAAGGGCCCCTTGCCACTTTACAAGAGGCCTATGTTTGCCATAATTTAGGACTAATCCATGGCCCATTGATTTCATGGGGCAATTACAGGGAATCACCAGGAGAGACTTAGCCTAGAGGATTGAAAGATCCTCCCAGTTTTTTTAGTGGAGTAAGCTCCATGGCAGTGGAAGAAAGCAGAGCGCTTTATCTACAGGGCATCTCATGGTGGAACAAGAGGCGTTTCGACAACGCCTTGGTTTGTTTCCAGAAGGCGCACGAACTGGCCCCGGAGAATCCCTTCATCATGTCTTACCTGGGGCTGGCACGCATAAAGATGAAAGCCGTGGCCGAGGGCCTGGAGCTTTGTCAGCAGGCCGCGAAAAAGAGGCCATTTAACGAAGACCTGCTGTACAACCTGGGAGTGGCCTACCAGATGGCCGGAAACCGCCAGGAGGCAAGAAAGACCTTTCTTCTGGGAGCCAAAGGCTGCCACGATACCCAGAGATTCTTAAGCGCCCTCAAAGAGATGGGAGTGAGAAGAAAACCATTGATACCATTCCTTTCAAGGGACAACATCCTGAATCGATGGCTGGGCAAGGTTACATACAAGCCCGGAAACTTCCGGATAGAAGATATAGAGAATTGATGCCCCACAGCTTGTGGGCCATGGCCCCAACTTCATGGATCCTGGGAAATGGGCCTGTC
This region includes:
- a CDS encoding molybdenum cofactor guanylyltransferase; the encoded protein is MTGVILAGGQSRRMGTDKALVDFQGKPMIQWVVDALSKVCDPVLIVTNSPSLYCFLGLEMVGDLFPGRGALAGIHAGLFFSRGEKAFVAGCDMPLICPELIHHMAQVPGSWDVLVPKVGEYLEPLHALYSRRCLSFLERLLVSGASRILDLYPLVRVRVFQEQETRKLDPQLRSLLNVNTPEDLTKLNSLRSQTSPVSSG
- the rfaE2 gene encoding D-glycero-beta-D-manno-heptose 1-phosphate adenylyltransferase, yielding MRQKILDLTEALEMVERAKAQGKRIVFTNGCFDILHAGHVEYLQKAREMGDLLAVGINSDSSVRNLKGPGRPVFGLEERCLVLAALACVDMVIPFEEPDPLNLIELLKPHVLVKGADWAEESIVGAESVRSQGGEVKTIPLRPMISTSLIIQRILERFGSSGS
- a CDS encoding tetratricopeptide repeat protein is translated as MAVEESRALYLQGISWWNKRRFDNALVCFQKAHELAPENPFIMSYLGLARIKMKAVAEGLELCQQAAKKRPFNEDLLYNLGVAYQMAGNRQEARKTFLLGAKGCHDTQRFLSALKEMGVRRKPLIPFLSRDNILNRWLGKVTYKPGNFRIEDIEN